A window from Malassezia restricta chromosome I, complete sequence encodes these proteins:
- a CDS encoding M-phase inducer tyrosine phosphatase: MSSSLPFTSKNIPALAGWGDNVPTVRPSSPANLSRDGFIINDLDRSFGSSMSISSLDSPHRSVRRERASTQSAIGVHLDDPFAATAYEGFLVPTSIPPTFAHVSSIPYRGIPDSSPHAMDISSPAVIMEPPAGKTPAAFRSIQPSSVSFLGRDSGTMRYSMPALGHHSNLMSHQSTPDSPDYRRPPKKRLASTSQLQDASFETDGPGRCVFFDEKKGRIPVQNKSRLHSRTQSELLWWEKTELDWNTADAKDPTSVSPTDTARPDWLTADDSTASDSFLAPTQPAKSVSPMANYFYDPQSPYVSMISAVPSPVSSPSLTSTDQNWGKRYHTSTLPLPEVRAPLSSTSFNADPIMLDEPSEDGPVQTGSPVRSSVRRSSLSGPRRTKTTNDALTSKENVPPVPSTALSHILPGFGNHELEHKVLPCFPVKSDGLMRVSCQTVRDLMKGHYDDRVSGYQIVDCRFAYEHEGGHIAGSINLNSIEQIQQHFLTPGSGLHAEHALPPRTQSGHPDEQGSTRKFVLIFHCEFSFKRGPCLALALRQADRSLSNDYPKCHFPDMYILQGGYAEFFRTCPEMCEPRAYVGMDDPRYLRKRSSELSGFRRQFSRNRSFAYGDGQVTGSAAAPIGSMRRAPSLMPSLPLPTVTGSPPRFSSTEVATAAKTKIGSTTAAQHRMGHIPAFGKASSLAPPDLARDVSYSSCDSSFDGSTTDSPCAVARSGRPALMDLPQPQQRAAMANRLLRRADTTPSVTLPP; the protein is encoded by the exons ATGTCATCATCGCTCCCGTTCACAAGTAAAAACATACCTGCACTCGCAGGTTGGGGTGACAATGTACCTACGGTGCGCCCCTCCTCTCCTGCAAATCTGTCGCGTGATGGTTTTATTATAAATGATCTCGACCGTTCTTTCGGCTCATCTATGTCGATTTCGTCACTCGACAGCCCTCATCGCTCTGTGCGACGGGAGCGTGCCTCAACACAATCGGCTATAGGGGTGCATTTGGATGATCCGTTTGCTGCGACAGCATATGAAGGCTTCCTAGTGCCAACATCTATACCACCCACTTTTGCACACGTTTCTTCTATACCATACCGCGGCATACCTGACAGTTCACCCCATGCAATGGACATATCATCACCAGCTGTTATCATGGAGCCACCTGCAGGCAAGACTCCCGCCGCCTTTCGGTCAATTCAGCCTTCTTCTGTCTCTTTTTTGGGACGTGATAGTGGTACGATGCGGTATTCTATGCCTGCTCTTGGACATCATTCGAACCTGATGTCGCACCAGTCAACACCGGATAGCCCGGACTACCGACGGCCTCCGAAAAAGCGTTTAGCATCTACAAGTCAGCTGCAAGATGCGTCGTTTGAGACAGATGGCCCTGGACGCTGCGTGTTTTTTGATGAAAAAAAGGGCCGAATTCCCGTACAAAATAAGTCACGGCTGCACTCACGGACGCAAAGT GAACTGTTGTGGTGGGAAAAAACAGAGTTGGATTGGAACACAGCAGATGCAAAAGATCCCACTTCTGTTTCACCCACAGATACGGCACGCCCAGACTGGCTGACAGCGGACGACAGCACTGCAAGTGATTCATTTCTGGCGCCCACGCAGCCAGCGAAATCTGTTTCTCCTATGGCGAATTATTTCTATGACCCCCAGTCACCTTATGTCAGTATGATTAGTGCCGTTCCTTCTCCTGTTTCATCTCCGAGCCTTACTTCTACTGACCAGAACTGGGGCAAACGATATCATACTTCCACGCTACCTTTACCAGAAGTGCGGGCGCCACTGTCATCGACAAGTTTCAATGCAGATCCCATCATGCTCGATGAACCCAGTGAAGATGGGCCTGTCCAGACTGGATCGCCTGTGCGGTCATCTGTGCGGCGGAGCTCACTCTCTGGGCCCAGGCGCACGAAAACTACCAACGATGCTCTCACATCGAAGGAAAACGTGCCTCCTGTTCCCTCTACAGCTCTGTCCCACATTCTGCCCGGATTTGGTAAtcacgagctcgagcataAGGTTTTGCCCTGTTTCCCCGTAAAGAGTGACGGTCTTATGCGCGTATCTTGCCAAACTGTTCGTGATCTAATGAAAGGCCATTATGATGATCGTGTTTCTGGCTATCAGATTGTCGACTGCCGCTTTGCATATGAGCACGAAGGTGGACACATTGCAGGGTCGATCAACCTCAACTCGATTGAGCAGATCCAGCAGCATTTCCTCACGCCTGGTTCTGGTCTGCATGCAGAACACGCGCTTCCTCCCCGAACACAAAGCGGACATCCTGATGAACAAGGCAGTACGCGCAAATTTGTTCTCATTTTCCACTGTGAGTTCAGTTTTAAACGGGGCCCCTGCTTGGCATTGGCGCTACGCCAAGCGGACCGCTCACTTTCCAACGACTATCCAAAATGCCATTTTCCCGACATGTACATTCTTCAGGGTGGCTATGCTGAATTTTTCCGGACGTGTCCAGAGATGTGTGAGCCAAGGGCTTATGTTGGCATGGATGATCCTCGCTACTTGCGCAAGCGCTCCTCCGAGTTATCTGGTTTCCGACGCCAGTTTTCGCGCAATCGCAGCTTTGCTTATGGGGATGGTCAGGTGACTGgctcggcagctgcgcccATTGGGAGCATGCGCCGTGCACCGAGCCTTATGCCTTCGCTGCCACTTCCGACCGTGACAGGCTCGCCGCCACGTTTTTCATCGACAGAAGTGGCTACTGCTGCGAAGACCAAAATTGGCAGCACGACAGCAGCTCAGCATCGAATGGGCCATATACCCGCCTTTGGAAAAGCATCCTCGTTGGCGCCACCTGATTTGGCGCGTGATGTAAGCTATTCATCATGCGATTCGTCGTTTGATGGTAGCACGACAGATTCACCATGTGCTGTGGCACGGTCAGGACGGCCTGCTTTAATGGACCTACCACAGCCTCAGCAGCGAGCTGCAATGGCCAACCGGTTGTTGAGGCGTGCAGACACCACGCCCTCGGTGACGTTACCACCGTAG
- a CDS encoding DNA polymerase phi has protein sequence MSNTLALFWNLAATDREARIDASNELVNALLQQSSDFGNVDDTTLMESPLSEQVTDDEVAGAEQRIDDANTQDVSYAIRRLVRGLASPRENARIGFAVALSGLLTHLKTVSANDVLVLILKYSVVHGNMNGQEVRDLQFARLFGIYALVRSRLLYRAYLSTFQRAFHILIHVASYKSWLSEPCGWVLTELVEPLARNEPDRPSWADDALGWIADQLSSHRSLSPETLALALQLTHMDPTIKLGERMIPPFKTPNFLASANLPVLASVLREAAPMHWQPDTPVPKAGSWSTKLPFVWDKLLNLYLNDKIPEGVAPFADFFRVVVDESLFAPQASPERKSWGFQVLHRTLAHASEDVLPFLFTPHVMRTWVNQLSVPDRLLHSMAQKTVSLVGEAVKRSPTAGIALVTQLTGEHGRQNFDRVTHTKTIESILSSLDEEGLQRYLAYLRVIIYAPTSAAPEDAKGIAMQRQSACDQMLGLVRSHLVQSSSGWVRDVLIFFAGHGYYAVKNPVKGPWSGILQVPTVPFTDALREVCRSRLQACLIELSEPDERGTPWSLAVMDMLDTMEKDHKHFTTTARPIAQERIQHAKSMLHQMRNASKKEKNETRKLHLRAFEILLASVILVTFEDGDDAPDMVDSVVDAAKLLFFDDKASQREMDGMELLTDALIGLLEISSAFLRSMTIQVFSAFSSSMTRDSLNHLVDQLGMGENEDAEDDEIKEDEEDDGDEEEEEEADDDDDDDEDDEDDEEEGDEEDMDDSDVDPVLRSRVEEAFRSTGMMDDDDDDDDDQDAVMDDDQMAQLDDKLAEIFQQHTSSKRKEREWIQRDTALFHNKILDLLDIYAKEQSGNILVLRLVTPLLALARGSGDTSQQVANRASQILRQRLCKSKDLPHGDHWDVDEVVSELKDTHELLRTSQDAKLADLAAAVSHLYTKVLVRHGHVHATVDVFKTTLDDFLERKSSPIRPAFLIEAIRRYPELSWGLRHALLQGCRVSKAARAFRQVQVFTMLQVLLQQQQHEDMRQANMEEILSFIEHVRAVVLETVQAAVAQGDDNAGSLNSQRLKDVLRFILQSVRITLRITDGQMSQAHACWPPAELTNMLERLQQSERFKNSTSLHSILKEAHSLLCKDSTNIKKKRSATESAPGKRAKARHT, from the coding sequence ATGTCGAATACGCTGGCGTTGTTCTGGAACCTCGCCGCGACAGATCGCGAGGCGCGTATAGATGCATCAAATGAGCTTGTCAATGCATTGCTGCAACAATCTTCAGACTTCGGAAATGTCGATGATACTACGCTGATGGAATCACCCCTGTCGGAGCAAGTGACTGACGATGAAGTGGCTGGCGCTGAACAacgcatcgacgatgccaaTACGCAAGACGTGAGCTATGCGATACGACGACTTGTGCGTGGTCTCGCAAGTCCGCGTGAGAATGCACGCATTGGATTCGCTGTGGCATTGAGTGGGTTATTGACACACTTAAAGACAGTATCTGCCAACGATGTTCTTGTGCTCATTCTCAAGTATAGCGTGGTTCATGGTAACATGAATGGTCAAGAAGTACGTGATCTACAATTTGCGCGTCTCTTCGGTATTTATGCTCTTGTGCGCTCGCGGCTCTTGTATCGTGCGTACCTAAGCACGTTTCAGCGCGCCTTTCATATTTTGATACATGTGGCCTCGTACAAGTCCTGGCTCAGTGAGCCATGCGGATGGGTCCTAACTGAGCTCGTTGAACCTTTAGCCCGCAATGAACCTGATCGCCCATCTTGGGCTGATGATGCCCTCGGATGGATCGCTGATCAACTAAGCTCACATCGTTCCCTTTCGCCTGAAACATTGGCGCTCGCCCTTCAACTTACGCACATGGATCCCACAATCAAGCTAGGCGAACGTATGATACCACCCTTCAAGACGCCTAATTTCCTCGCATCGGCCAACCTGCCTGTCCTTGCGTCTGTGCTCCGCGAAGCTGCACCTATGCATTGGCAGCCAGACACACCAGTTCCCAAGGCTGGCTCTTGGTCAACAAAGCTGCCATTTGTATGGGATAAGCTACTGAATTTGTATTTGAACGATAAAATCCCAGAGGGCGTAGCGCCATTTGCCGACTTCTTCCGTGTCGTCGTTGACGAGTCGCTCTTTGCTCCGCAAGCATCGCCAGAGCGCAAATCATGGGGGTTTCAGGTGCTTCACCGCACGCTTGCACATGCATCTGAAGATGTACTTCCCTTCTTATTCACACCTCATGTCATGCGCACATGGGTGAATCAGCTCTCTGTTCCTGACCGCTTGCTTCACAGCATGGCGCAAAAAACAGTCTCGCTTGTAGGAGAAGCGGTGAAGCGTAGTCCCACGGCGGGTATCGCCCTAGTGACACAACTTACGGGTGAGCATGGCCGCCAGAACTTTGATCGTGTAACACATACCAAAACCATCGAGTCAATTCTTTCGTCCCTTGATGAAGAAGGCTTACAGCGTTACTTGGCATATCTTCGAGTCATTATATATGCACCTACCTCTGCCGCCCCCGAGGACGCAAAAGGCATTGCAATGCAGCGCCAAAGCGCTTGCGATCAAATGCTGGGACTTGTCCGCAGCCATCTTGTGCAGTCTTCGAGCGGCTGGGTACGTGATGTGCTGATCTTTTTTGCTGGACATGGCTACTACGCTGTTAAGAACCCCGTAAAAGGACCATGGAGTGGTATTCTGCAGGTACCCACTGTGCCATTCACTGATGCTCTTCGGGAAGTATGCCGCTCTAGACTCCAGGCATGCCTTATTGAGCTAAGCGAGCCAGATGAGCGTGGCACACCATGGTCTTTGGCCGTGATGGATATGCTTGATACCATGGAGAAAGATCACAAACATTTTACCACGACGGCTAGGCCAATCGCGCAGGAAAGAATTCAGCACGCTAAGAGCATGCTACACCAGATGCGAAATGCATCCAAGAAAGAAAAGAATGAGACACGTAAGTTGCATTTACGTGCATTCGAAATTCTTCTTGCGTCCGTTATTTTGGTAACCTTTGAGGATGGCGATGATGCACCTGATATGGTTGATTCTGTTGTCGATGCAGCCAAGCTTCTATTTTTTGACGACAAGGCATCGCAGCGTGAAATGGATGGGATGGAACTACTTACCGATGCACTTATTGGTCTGCTAGAGATCTCGTCTGCCTTTTTGCGATCCATGACGATTCAGGTGTTTTCTGCTTTTAGCAGTTCTATGACCCGAGACAGCTTAAACCACCTTGTTGATCAGCTCGGTATGGGCGAAAACGAAGATGCAGAGGATGATGAGATAAAAGAagacgaggaagacgacggagacgaggaggaagaagaagaagctgatgatgatgatgatgatgacgaagatgacgaagatgacgaagaagagggAGATGAAGAAGACATGGACGACTCTGATGTGGATCCTGTTCTTCGCTCACGCGTTGAAGAAGCCTTCCGGTCTACCGGCATGAtggatgacgatgacgatgacgacgacgaccaaGATGCCGTTATGGATGACGACCAGATGGCTCAACTTGATGACAAGCTGGCCGAAATTTTCCAACAGcacacgtcgtcgaagcgTAAAGAACGTGAATGGATCCAACGCGACACGGCCTTGTTTCACAACAAGATTCTTGATCTTCTAGACATATACGCCAAAGAACAAAGCGGCAATATTCTTGTTCTCCGTCTTGTCACGCCCCTTTTGGCACTGGCGCGCGGTTCTGGCGACACGAGTCAGCAAGTGGCCAATCGCGCGAGTCAGATTCTTCGGCAGCGTCTTTGCAAGTCGAAGGACCTACCGCACGGAGATCACTGGGACGTGGATGAAGTCGTCAGTGAGCTCAAAGATACACATGAGCTCTTGCGTACGTCCCAAGATGCCAAGCTCGCAGACTTGGCAGCTGCCGTGAGTCATTTGTATACCAAGGTACTTGTTCGTCATGGGCACGTCCATGCAACAGTAGATGTCTTCAAGACTACGCTTGATGATTTTTTGGAGCGCAAGTCGTCCCCCATCCGTCCGGCTTTTTTGATCGAAGCGATTCGGCGATACCCCGAACTAAGCTGGGGCTTGCGCCATGCGTTGCTGCAAGGCTGCCGCGTCTCCAAGGCGGCACGCGCCTTCCGACAAGTTCAAGTGTTCACCATGCTTCAAGTCTTGCTgcaacagcagcagcatgaAGACATGCGCCAAGCGAACATGGAGGAGATCCTGTCTTTTATCGAGCATGTCCGTGCTGTGGTGCTGGAAACGGTCCAAGCAGCTGTTGCACAGGGTGATGATAATGCAGGGAGCCTGAATTCTCAACGTCTCAAAGATGTGTTGCGCTTTATTCTTCAGAGTGTGCGTATCACTCTGCGAATCACCGATGGTCAGATGTCtcaagcgcatgcatgcTGGCCCCCGGCAGAACTGACCAACATGTTGGAACGCTTGCAACAGTCGGAGCGCTTCAAGAACTCGACATCACTGCACAGTATTTTGAAGGAGGCACACAGTTTGTTGTGTAAGGATAGCACGAACATCAAGAAGAAGCGCTCTGCCACAGAGTCTGCACCTGGCAAGCGAGCCAAGGCTCGCCATACGTAG
- a CDS encoding mitochondrial import inner membrane translocase subunit TIM8 translates to MSQNLSEADQKELSTFLDSEQSKARMQSTVHAFTERCWDQCITSSIGSHFGRGEEACLSNCVERFLDTSLFIVKKLESQRDLAA, encoded by the exons ATGAGCCAGAACCTGTCGGAGGCCGACCAGAAGGAGTTGAGCACGTTTCTTGACTCGGAACAATCTAAAGCACGCATGCAGTCGACTGTGCATGCCTTCACGGAGCGCTGCTGGGACCAATGCATCACTTCGTCCATTGGCTCGCACTTTGGTCGTGGTGAGGAGGCTTGCCTGAGCAATTGTGTGGAACG CTTCCTGGATACTTCTTTGTTCATC GTCAAGAAGCTCGAGAGCCAGCGCGACCTTGCTGCATAA
- a CDS encoding casein kinase I: MASHSNASNVVGGHYRVGKKIGEGSFGVIFEGTDLLTHQRVAIKFEPRKSDAPQLRDEYRTYKVLSGIQGVPQVYFFGQEGLHNVLVIDLLGPSLEDLFDLCGRRFSVKTVVMVAKQMITRVQSIHERNLIYRDIKPDNFLVGRGPGKSANIVNVVDFGMAKQYRDPRTKQHIPYRERKSLSGTARYMSINTHLGREQSRRDDLEALGHVFLYFLRGSLPWQGLKAATNKQKYEKIGEKKQSTTIKELCDGFPEEFGIYLNYVRKLGFEETPDYDFLRELFSKVLRDLGEVDDGVYDWLLVNHVKGTEGDASRQGQTGRAAHDATPPVDSAGAGAITGASGAGAGAPTAQGARNRQRVGEMGTRLSTAEIRTEQGFAPIREATQSGGALHGMGASRSQNVTSASAAAVRGSPATGQVEERPRPSARRQNTRVSTMASPMSTGMGAGAGSPSPFDANPTQIPARGAPNVPQGPKAPERRTFGQRLVDFFLCRCD; this comes from the exons ATGGCATCGCACTCGAATGCCTCGAATGTGGTGGGTGGTCACTATCGCGTCGGCAAGAAAATTGGGGAAGGCTCTTTTGGTGTGATTTTTGAGGGCACTGATCTACTTACGCATCAACGAGTTGCTATCAAGTTCGAGCCGCGCAAAAGCGATGCCCCACAGCTCCGTGATGAATACAGGACCTACAAAGTCCTGAGTGGTATCCAAGGTGTGCCGCAAGTATATTTCTTCGGTCAGGAAGGCCTTCACAATGTGTTGGTGATCGACCTTCTAGGTCCCTCACTAGAAGACCTGTTTGACCTGTGTGGACGACGTTTCTCTGTCAAGACTGTCGTCATGGTGGCCAAGCAAATG ATCACTCGTGTACAATCTATTCATGAACGCAACTTGATCTATCGTGACATTAAGCCAGACAACTTTTTAGTAGGACGTGGTCCTGGAAAATCAGCGAATATCGTGAATGTCGTCGATTTCGGCATGGCGAAGCAGTATCGCGATCCACGTACAAAGCAGCATATTCCATACCGAGAACGCAAGAGTCTGAGTGGTACTGCGCGGTACATGAGTATCAACACCCATCTTGGGCGCGAGCAGTCTCGCCGCGATGACCTTGAGGCTTTGGGCCATGTCTTTTTGTATTTCCTTCGCGGAAGCTTGCCGTGGCAGGGCCTCAAAGCCGCCACGAACAAGCAAAAATATGAAAAGATCGGTGAGAAGAAGCAGAGCACCACGATTAAAGAGCTGTGTGACGGATTCCCCGAAGAGTTTGGTATCTATCTCAACTATGTCCGCAAGCTTGGGTTTGAGGAGACGCCCGATTATGACTTTTTGCGCGAGCTCTTCTCCAAAGTGCTGCGTGACTTGGGCGAAGTGGACGATGGCGTTTACGACTGGCTTTTGGTGAATCACGTCAAAGGTACCGAGGGCGACGCTTCTCGCCAAGGCCAGACGggacgtgctgcgcacgatgccacgccgcctgtgGACTCcgccggtgccggcgccATCACGGGTGCCTCCGGTGCTGGGGCTGGTGCACCCACCGCTCAAGGCGCACGCAACAGGCAGCGTGTAGGAGAAATGGGAACGCGCTTGAGCACCGCCGAAATTCGGACGGAGCAGGGCTTTGCGCCAATTCGCGAGGCAACGCAGAGCGGTGGTGCTTTGCATGGCATGGGTGCATCGCGGTCTCAAAATGTCACTTCAGcttctgctgctgctgttcgTGGGTCTCCAGCTACCGGACAGGTAGAAGAACGTCCACGCCCGTCGGCTCGGCGCCAGAACACGCGTGTATCTACTATGGCGTCGCCCATGTCAACTGGCATGGGCGCTGGTGCAGGCTCACCCAGTCCCTTTGATGCCAACCCTACTCAGATCCCCGCGCGTGGTGCACCGAATGTCCCCCAAGGTCCTAAAGCTCCTGAACGTCGGACATTTGGTCAGCGCCTTGTCGATTTTTTCCTGTGTCGCTGTGATTAG
- a CDS encoding monooxygenase, with translation MHRFAIIGAGAAGLAAVQQLRAVAGELPIEISVFERRACVGGLWNYEPQPGPCHIHQPIPAKLCEVGYATSSEDPQKVIAPSAMYEGLRTNVPSPVMAFRGVPFPPNTHMFPSRAHVHNYLQHFASSQSMLDVIRFRTEVVHARRVQNGWHVTSRSLDEQSESNDVFDAILVANGNCATPHIPSVPGLDHFRGRQMHSAWYRYPDTLNARRILIVGSNSSGSDIARELCGGAVRQWRTSEEWQRTSENVTVYQSYHDLAKPPKSDYDPRDPASPAWCRRIHVVGPIQHIDEQGALVFSDGARLEDIDLIIWATGFLHNVSFFQANDEPFCQAPLIVHNQQTSTAATIASADTLHHLDDWMMFYKPDPSLCFIGLPKHVVPFPLVQLQSRVAAHVLLGKIPPLPRVRAQLPISDPERWIIDEYNEAPGPEAWGNFILGREAEFVYTDTLLSLLPRSQPPEWQPFPRWRRELRRKGIEKRRELLGY, from the exons ATGCATCGCTTCGCCATTATAGGGGCGGGAGCAGCGGGTCTTGCGGCCGTGCAACAGCTTCGGGCTGTTGCCGGTGAGCTGCCCATCGAAATCTCGGTGTTCGAACGTCGTGCCTGTGTGGGTGGTTTATGGAACTATGAGCCACAACCAGGGCCATGCCATATACATCAGCCCATTCCAGCAAAGCTTTGCGAAGTCGGTTACGCTACTTCCAGCGAGGATCCGCAAAAGGTCATAGCACCTAGTGCGATGTACGAAGGCCTGCGCACCAACGTTCCATCG CCTGTCATGGCATTCCGTGGTGTACCTTTTCCACCCAATACTCACATGTTCCCATCACGCGCTCATGTACATAATTACCTCCAGCACTTTGCAAGCTCGCAAAGCATGCTTGACGTGATTCGCTTCCGTACTGAAGTGGTCCATGCGAGGCGTGTCCAGAACGGATGGCATGTCACATCTCGCTCTCTTGACGAGCAATCAGAGTCTAATGATGTGTTTGATGCTATTTTGGTCGCGAATGGCAATTGCGCCACGCCACATATCCCGTCGGTACCGGGTCTTGATCATTTCCGTGGCCGACAGATGCACAGTGCATGGTACAGATATCCTGACACGCTGAATGCGCGCCGCATTCTCATTGTTGGCAGCAACTCTTCCGGGTCAGATATTGCGCGTGAACTCTGTGGCGGAGCGGTCCGACAGTGGCGCACCTCCGAAGAATGGCAACGGACGAGCGAGAACGTCACAGTATATCAATCTTATCATGACTTAGCCAAGCCTCCTAAAAGCGATTATGACCCGCGAGATCCAGCCAGTCCAGCTTGGTGCCGACGCATCCATGTTGTGGGTCCTATTCAGCACATCGACGAGCAAGGGGCTTTGGTTTTCTCGGATGGCGCGCGTCTAGAGGACATTGACTTGATTATCTGGGCCACTGGCTTTTTGCATAATGTATCCTTTTTTCAAGCGAATGACGAGCCTTTTTGCCAGGCGCCTCTGATCGTGCATAATCAGCAGACAAGCACGGCTGCAACCATCGCTTCTGCTGATACTCTGCACCACCTGGACGACTGGATGATGTTTTACAAGCCTGATCCGAGCTTGTGCTTCATTGGCCTTCCAAAACATGTCGTGCCTTTTCCATTGGTTCAGCTGCAATCCCGTGTTGCTGCTCATGTTCTTTTAGGCAAGATACCGCCGCTTCCACGCGTGCGTGCCCAGCTACCCATCAGCGATCCAGAGAGGTGGATTATTGACGAGTACAACGAGGCACCTGGACCTGAAGCGTGGGGCAACTTTATCCTGGGACGTGAAGCAGAATTTGTTTATACTGACACCCTTTTGAGTCTGCTTCCACGATCCCAGCCACCAGAGTGGCAGCCCTTTCCTCGTTGGCGACGCGAGCTTCGCAGGAAAGGGATCGAAAAGCGACGCGAGCTTCTCGGGTATTAA
- a CDS encoding mitogen-activated protein kinase organizer 1, whose product MAFSVTHCIQAHAGAAHVARFNAGGRYLLTGGSDQQIHLWNARTGVSDELDTKGRSACIQRYSAHSYEVLCLDIAPDSLRFASAGPDRAIMLWDVATGQVFRRFHSHTGRIHDVKFGGAREEGSLLYAAGSDKVLRAFDLRASNAWRPIFEAREAHDAILTLALTPGSVHTGSVDGVLRTYDVRMGELRSDTLDEPITSLTPGKDGVTMLVSQLASTHRLMDLADGTQLQCFRGHTQTSFRCHSDMTLDEALVISGDETGHLFAWDILSGRKKWDARPDFRGSARHRRAPNVPVTMLWTEAGPDAQDPQVVTASSCGTVHIWSR is encoded by the coding sequence ATGGCATTTTCCGTGACACATTGCATCCAAGCTCATGCGGGAGCTGCGCATGTTGCGAGATTCAATGCAGGTGGCAGATATCTACTGACGGGTGGTAGTGACCAGCAGATTCATCTGTGGAATGCGAGGACCGGTGTGAGCGATGAGCTAGACACGAAAGGACGCTCTGCCTGCATCCAGCGGTACAGCGCACACTCCTATGAAGTTCTATGCCTGGACATTGCCCCGGACAGTCTACGTTTTGCAAGTGCTGGACCAGACCGCGCTATTATGCTATGGGATGTAGCGACAGGTCAAGTGTTCCGTCGCTTTCACTCGCATACGGGTCGGATCCATGACGTGAAATTCGGTGGCGCACGGGAAGAAGGAAGCTTATTGTACGCTGCTGGGAGTGATAAGGTACTGCGAGCTTTTGACTTGCGTGCCTCGAATGCATGGCGCCCTATTTTTGAGGCACGGGAAGCCCACGATGCCATTTTGACCCTGGCGCTGACACCAGGCAGTGTTCATACGGGATCAGTGGACGGTGTACTTCGGACATATGACGTGCGTATGGGCGAATTACGCTCTGATACTCTCGATGAGCCTATAACGTCACTGACACCTGGCAAAGACGGTGTCACAATGCTGGTTTCTCAGCTTGCCTCTACGCATCGTCTCATGGATTTGGCGGATGGAACGCAGCTTCAATGCTTCCGAGGACATACCCAAACATCCTTCCGTTGTCACTCCGATATGACGCTCGATGAAGCTTTGGTGATCAGTGGTGATGAGACGGGACATCTATTTGCTTGGGATATTCTCAGTGGCCGAAAAAAGTGGGATGCTCGTCCTGACTTCCGTGGAAgtgcacggcatcgacgagcacCCAATGTGCCGGTCACGATGCTATGGACAGAGGCAGGACCAGATGCGCAAGACCCACAAGTCGTCACGGCATCTTCTTGTGGTACGGTGCACATTTGGTCGCGTTAA
- a CDS encoding metallo-beta-lactamase superfamily protein codes for MSWPTVKSTWLDKVIFLGTGTSSQVPAIHCVTGSRSHCITCTDAMKPGSKNRRFCTSLVAIGSEPGRPDTSSTILIDCGKSFYESALRYFPSNGLSKIDAVLLTHPHADAVLGLDDLRSWTMNGCIQDYVDIYLTQECMQTVGQMFPYLVDTSRATGGGDVGALRWHLIDASTPFQAGPHQVHVQPLYVEHGFVQNGRMPFGCLGFRIDSMSYISDCHYIPSETLDKVVGSDVFILDGLKMKRHKSHFSIPQAITCVLDISIRHVQQNLPPPTLALITDITHGIEHHDFSAQLQRHMKGLAAWLYEQNMDVKSASSEWWKTIWDELENEEHERLQLSVSCTTDKSHPLVPSMHLAYDGAQVCMSKNRL; via the coding sequence ATGTCGTGGCCCACAGTGAAATCGACTTGGTTAGACAAAGTCATATTCCTTGGCACCGGAACTAGCTCGCAAGTTCCTGCTATTCACTGCGTCACGGGAAGCCGAAGTCATTGCATCACATGCACTGATGCGATGAAGCCTGGGAGCAAGAACCGTAGGTTTTGCACGTCGCTTGTGGCTATAGGCAGTGAACCAGGCCGGCCAGATACAAGTTCCACCATCCTTATTGACTGCGGCAAGTCTTTTTATGAGTCGGCGCTTCGTTATTTTCCATCGAACGGACTAAGCAAGATTGATGCTGTGTTGCTTACGCATCCGCACGCCGATGCTGTACTGGGCTTGGATGATTTGCGCAGCTGGACAATGAATGGATGTATCCAAGACTATGTCGATATATATTTGACGCAAGAATGCATGCAAACAGTGGGGCAAATGTTTCCTTATCTGGTCGACACATCGCGTGCGACAGGTGGCGGGGATGTCGGTGCACTTCGGTGGCATTTGATCGATGCGAGCACACCCTTCCAGGCTGGTCCACATCAAGTGCATGTACAGCCATTGTATGTGGAACATGGATTTGTTCAAAATGGACGTATGCCATTCGGATGCCTTGGATTCCGCATCGATTCTATGAGTTACATCAGCGACTGTCACTATATACCCAGTGAGACACTCGACAAAGTCGTTGGCAGTGATGTTTTTATACTGGATGGTTTAAAAATGAAGCGACATAAAAGCCATTTTTCTATCCCTCAAGCTATAACGTGTGTATTGGACATAAGCATTCGGCATGTGCAGCAAAACCTCCCACCGCCTACTCTCGCTCTTATTACGGACATAACCCATGGAATTGAACATCATGACTTCTCAGCTCAACTGCAAAGACATATGAAAGGTTTGGCCGCATGGCTCTACGAACAGAATATGGATGTAAAGTCAGCATCATCGGAATGGTGGAAAACCATCTGGGATGAGCTCGAAAATGAAGAACATGAGCGACTTCAGCTCTCTGTTTCATGTACCACTGACAAGTCTCATCCCTTGGTACCAAGCATGCATCTCGCTTATGATGGCGCCCAGGTTTGCATGTCCAAAAATAGGCTGTGA